One window of the Esox lucius isolate fEsoLuc1 chromosome 8, fEsoLuc1.pri, whole genome shotgun sequence genome contains the following:
- the LOC105011964 gene encoding cytochrome P450 2B4 isoform X1, whose protein sequence is MDVLAWEWSWSAVGPTMLFGLLFLVFYEVYRFLLHGNRFPPGPRPWPLLGNIPQLLMKPAQTFAEIATYGEIASLYLGRKPSIVLNTLQVSKMALVENGAVFSGRPSLPVLDWIINGRGIVMSNGDSWRQQRKFASLTLKAFGLGKKSLEERVTEEAYYLIDELEKEGENPFDPQHMIQNAVSNIICSVVFGGRYDYEDKRFHNLLDIINENIFLTGSALGQIFNLFPFIKHFPGPHQRIQQNASELTGFISEEAREHRKTLDKDNLRDFIDAYLVQMEKQESIPNSTFFEENMVFSVADLFLAGTDTTSTTIRWGLIYMMEHPHIQEQCHKEIEYVLGFDRIPSMDDRAALPYVYATVHEVQRVGNIVPLGLIHSTTQATQLKGYYLHKGTNVLVNLTAILKDKDHWKYPDTFNPANFLDEKGQFCKNESFLAFSLGPRVCLGEQLARMELFVVFTALLQRLHFSWPPNTAPHDTEGVFGLTRSPKPFKMLCRRRGAKH, encoded by the exons ATGGATGTTTTGGCCTGGGAGTGGAGCTGGAGTGCCGTCGGCCCAACAATGCTGTTTGGCCTGCTCTTCCTGGTCTTTTATGAGGTGTACAGGTTCCTTCTCCATGGAAACAGGTTCCCCCCCGGCCCTAGACCATGGCCTCTTTTGGGGAACATTCCTCAGCTACTGATGAAACCTGCACAAACGTTCGCCGAA ATTGCGACTTATGGGGAGATTGCTTCCCTTTACCTGGGCAGGAAGCCATCTATTGTGCTGAACACACTCCAGGTCTCTAAGATGGCTCTAGTTGAGAATGGAGCCGTGTTCTCAGGGAGGCCATCTTTGCCTGTCCTGGACTGGATCATCAATGGAAGAG GAATTGTGATGTCTAATGGCGACAGTTGGAGGCAGCAGAGAAAATTTGCTTCTCTCACCCTGAAGGCCTTTGGCCTGGGCAAGAAATCCCTGGAAGAGCGAGTCACAGAGGAAGCATACTATCTTATAGATGAgctggagaaggagggag AGAATCCATTTGACCCCCAACATATGATCCAGAACGCAGTGTCCAACATAATCTGCTCAGTGGTATTTGGAGGCCGCTATGACTATGAAGACAAGCGTTTCCACAACCTCCTGGACATcatcaatgaaaacattttcctgACTGGATCCGCTCTTGGCCAG ATCTTCAATCTGTTCCCGTTTATCAAACATTTCCCGGGGCCGCACCAGAGGATTCAGCAGAATGCATCAGAGCTGACTGGCTTCATATCAGAGGAGGCCAGAGAACACAGGAAGACCCTGGACAAGGACAATCTCAGAGACTTCATTGATGCTTACTTAGTTCAAATGGAGAAA CAGGAGTCGATTCCAAACTCAACGTTCTTCGAAGAGAACATGGTGTTCTCAGTCGCTGATCTTTTCCTAGCCGGGActgacaccacctccaccaccatcagATGGGGACTCATTTACATGATGGAGCACCCGCACATTCAAG aGCAATGTCATAAGGAGATTGAATATGTGTTGGGGTTTGACCGCATTCCCTCCATGGATGACAGGGCAGCCCTCCCCTATGTCTATGCCACAGTCCATGAGGTCCAGAGAGTGGGCAACATTGTTCCATTAGGGTTGATCCATTCCACCACCCAGGCCACCCAGCTTAAGGGATACTACCTGCATAAG GGAACTAATGTCCTTGTCAACCTGACTGCGATCCTGAAAGATAAAGACCACTGGAAGTACCCAGATACCTTCAACCCTGCCAATTTCCTAGATGAGAAAGGCCAGTTTTGTAAAAATGAGTCTTTTCTGGCCTTCTCTTTGG GCCCGCGGGTGTGTCTGGGGGAACAGCTGGCCAGGATGGAGCTCTTTGTTGTCTTCACTGCCCTGCTGCAGCGCCTGCATTTCTCCTGGCCCCCCAACACTGCTCCACATGACACTGAGGGGGTTTTCGGTCTGACCCGCAGCCCCAAACCATTCAAAATGCTCTGCCGCCGTCGAGGTGCCAAACACTGA
- the LOC105011964 gene encoding cytochrome P450 2J2 isoform X4 — MALVENGAVFSGRPSLPVLDWIINGRGIVMSNGDSWRQQRKFASLTLKAFGLGKKSLEERVTEEAYYLIDELEKEGENPFDPQHMIQNAVSNIICSVVFGGRYDYEDKRFHNLLDIINENIFLTGSALGQIFNLFPFIKHFPGPHQRIQQNASELTGFISEEAREHRKTLDKDNLRDFIDAYLVQMEKQESIPNSTFFEENMVFSVADLFLAGTDTTSTTIRWGLIYMMEHPHIQEQCHKEIEYVLGFDRIPSMDDRAALPYVYATVHEVQRVGNIVPLGLIHSTTQATQLKGYYLHKGTNVLVNLTAILKDKDHWKYPDTFNPANFLDEKGQFCKNESFLAFSLGPRVCLGEQLARMELFVVFTALLQRLHFSWPPNTAPHDTEGVFGLTRSPKPFKMLCRRRGAKH; from the exons ATGGCTCTAGTTGAGAATGGAGCCGTGTTCTCAGGGAGGCCATCTTTGCCTGTCCTGGACTGGATCATCAATGGAAGAG GAATTGTGATGTCTAATGGCGACAGTTGGAGGCAGCAGAGAAAATTTGCTTCTCTCACCCTGAAGGCCTTTGGCCTGGGCAAGAAATCCCTGGAAGAGCGAGTCACAGAGGAAGCATACTATCTTATAGATGAgctggagaaggagggag AGAATCCATTTGACCCCCAACATATGATCCAGAACGCAGTGTCCAACATAATCTGCTCAGTGGTATTTGGAGGCCGCTATGACTATGAAGACAAGCGTTTCCACAACCTCCTGGACATcatcaatgaaaacattttcctgACTGGATCCGCTCTTGGCCAG ATCTTCAATCTGTTCCCGTTTATCAAACATTTCCCGGGGCCGCACCAGAGGATTCAGCAGAATGCATCAGAGCTGACTGGCTTCATATCAGAGGAGGCCAGAGAACACAGGAAGACCCTGGACAAGGACAATCTCAGAGACTTCATTGATGCTTACTTAGTTCAAATGGAGAAA CAGGAGTCGATTCCAAACTCAACGTTCTTCGAAGAGAACATGGTGTTCTCAGTCGCTGATCTTTTCCTAGCCGGGActgacaccacctccaccaccatcagATGGGGACTCATTTACATGATGGAGCACCCGCACATTCAAG aGCAATGTCATAAGGAGATTGAATATGTGTTGGGGTTTGACCGCATTCCCTCCATGGATGACAGGGCAGCCCTCCCCTATGTCTATGCCACAGTCCATGAGGTCCAGAGAGTGGGCAACATTGTTCCATTAGGGTTGATCCATTCCACCACCCAGGCCACCCAGCTTAAGGGATACTACCTGCATAAG GGAACTAATGTCCTTGTCAACCTGACTGCGATCCTGAAAGATAAAGACCACTGGAAGTACCCAGATACCTTCAACCCTGCCAATTTCCTAGATGAGAAAGGCCAGTTTTGTAAAAATGAGTCTTTTCTGGCCTTCTCTTTGG GCCCGCGGGTGTGTCTGGGGGAACAGCTGGCCAGGATGGAGCTCTTTGTTGTCTTCACTGCCCTGCTGCAGCGCCTGCATTTCTCCTGGCCCCCCAACACTGCTCCACATGACACTGAGGGGGTTTTCGGTCTGACCCGCAGCCCCAAACCATTCAAAATGCTCTGCCGCCGTCGAGGTGCCAAACACTGA
- the tut4 gene encoding terminal uridylyltransferase 4 isoform X5, whose translation MTQPDVLIQVLEILKNSTHFSEVESDFHAKVPVVFCRDVNSGLMCKVSAGNDVACLTTNHLAALARLEPRLVPLVLAFRLWAKLCHIDCQAEGGIPSYSFSLMVIFFLQQRREPILPVYFGYWIEGFDVKHVDEYHLTGIEMDIFVGWEHRAPSTEGRGDGRGEGGKAKPVQKKPVVKNRHTEGMTRLALDLGKGVSLGQLWLELLRFYTLEFALEEHIISIRLKELLSREMKNWPRRRLAIEDPFALKRNVARSLNSQMVFEYIQERFRTAYKYFACPQSADRIPGGCQRAKKTAKHGGRKQVEGLSEKGADVEIKINCLNVLRSATRYDEEGDGGGDEELEADPSLEERALNSGLTDLVLSEGGSSTDGSGPEPGDVKHSSASHLIQNGLLDSDEEEEEEEEEEEEKQGHIAPEDLHYVFDSMIFTGGKPPTVVCSICKRDGHLKDECPEDFKKIELKPLPPMTDRFCAILDGLCRLCYQELSPSVGEQQKREQILAILERFIRKEYNDKAQLCLFGSSKNGFGFRDSDLDICMTLEGHDTAEKLNCKEIIEGLAKVLKKHTGLRNILPITTAKVPIVKFEHRQSGLEADISLYNTLAQHNTRMLATYAALDSRVQFLGYTMKVFAKRCDIGDASRGSLSSYAYILMVLYFLQQREPPVIPVLQEIFDGQTAPQRMVDGWNAFFFDDIEELRRRLPQQQCNSESVGELWLGLLRFYTEEFDFKEHVISIRQRKRLTTFEKQWTSKCIAIEDPFDLNHNLGAGVSRKMTNFIMKAFINGRKLFGTPFYPQPGMEASYFFDPKVLTDGELAPNDRCCRICGKIGHYMKDCPKRRRYTGRDHQGMKKKENEKEEDVKEGEEHEPRERRCFQCGDMGHVRRDCPEYRHVRQRVSAGPVPHMVRAMVSSQSIPIPPPPQDRPGRTRQPSECSDSRQTPPYSPQPAPFSQVSSQSSSSPQSSSSKTSTGGGAPKQTQHPQVPLSLFSFPPSHSHPGQYHHPGALTALGLLPSHPSKHQHQSHHQHHPSTSWPIHGPVLQTPNSPGGPSPPGLKFPLRQAPGPGNGNAGPGGSPVGGAPMNLNDPSIIFAQPAGRPIGLGGGPGRDGHWHNHLPQQGALVANGTVGKSDPAYQTQFGGVSQQGSRTWEHGNAANYSLSPSWPYRMPQNFIQQGNGGYPQPGKPFMSQGSVVHPNQHFLTHGRHHVNLNYIQQKK comes from the exons ATGACCCAACCAGATGTGTTGATACAAGTGCTGGAAATCCTGAAGAACAGCA CTCACTTTTCTGAGGTGGAGTCTGACTTTCACGCCAAAGTTCCGGTGGTGTTTTGCAGAGATGTCAACAG TGGGTTGATGTGCAAGGTGAGTGCCGGTAATGATGTAGCCTGCCTCACCACCAACCACCTGGCTGCCCTGGCTAGACTGGAGCCCAGACTGGTGCCTCTGGTACTGGCCTTCCGCCTCTGGGCCAAG cTGTGCCACATTGACTGCCAGGCTGAGGGGGGCATTCCCTCCTACTCCTTCTCCCTCATGGTCATATTCTTCCTCCAACAACGGAGAGAGCCCATCCTCCCTGTCTACTTCGGCTACTGG ATTGAAGGCTTTGATGTAAAGCACGTGGATGAGTACCATCTGACGGGGATAGAGATGGATATATTTGTGGGGTGGGAGCACAGAGCCCCTAGtacagaggggagaggggacgGCCGGGGGGAAGGAGGAAAGGCCAAGCCGGTGCAGAAGAAACCTGTTGTGAAGAACCGGCACACTGAGGGGATG ACACGTCTGGCCCTAGATCTGGGTAAGGGGGTGTCCCTGGGCCAGCTGTGGCTGGAGCTGCTGAGGTTCTATACTTTGGAGTTTGCCCTGGAGGAACACATCATCAGCATCCGCCTCAAAGAGCTCCTGTCCAGAGAGATGAAAAACTGGCCCCGGCGGAGGCTTGCTATCGAGG ATCCGTTTGCCCTGAAGAGGAACGTCGCCCGCAGCCTGAACAGTCAGATGGTGTTTGAGTACATCCAGGAGCGCTTCCGCACAGCTTACAAATACTTTGCCTGCCCGCAGAGTGCGGACAGAATCCCCGGTGGGTGCCAGAGAGCCAAGAAGACCGCCAAACATGGTGGGAGGAAACAGGTGGAAGGACTGTCTGAGAAGGGTGCAGATGTAGAGATCAAAATAAACTGTCTGAACGTTCTACGGTCTGCGACAAGATACGATGAGGAAGGCGATGGTGGGGGTGATGAAGAGCTCGAAGCAGATCCATCTCTGGAGGAGAGGGCATTGAACAGTGGCCTTACGGACTTGGTACTCAGTGAGGGCGGCAGTTCAACTGATGGGTCTGGACCTGAGCCTGGTGACGTGAAGCATTCCTCCGCATCCCATTTGATACAGAACGGCCTGCTGGAcagtgatgaagaggaagaggaggaggaggaggaggaggaggagaagcagGGACATATTGCACCTGAGGACCTGCACTATGTCTTTGACAGTATGATCTTCACCGGCGGAAAA CCTCCTACGGTGGTGTGCAGCATCTGTAAGAGAGACGGCCACCTGAAGGACGAGTGTCCAGAGGACTTCAAGAAGATCGAGCTCAAGCCGCTGCCGCCCATGACCGACCGCTTCTGTGCCATACTGGATGGTCTTTGTAGACTCTGCTACC AGGAGCTGTCCCCTTCTGTTGGAGAGCAGCAGAAGAGAGAGCAAATTTTGGCCATTCTGGAGAGGTTTATAAGAAAGGAGTACAATG ACAAGGCCCAGCTGTGTTTGTTTGGCTCCTCCAAGAACGGCTTTGGTTTCCGTGACAGCGACCTGGACATCTGCATGACCCTAGAGGGCCATGACACAGCAGAG AAGTTGAACTGCAAAGAGATCATTGAAGGCCTGGCCAAAGTGCTAAAGAAACACACAG GTCTGAGGAACATCTTGCCTATCACAACAGCCAAAGTGCCTATTGTGAAGTTTGAACACAGGCAGAGTGGACTGGAGGCAGACATCAGTCTCTACAATACTCTG GCTCAGCACAACACCAGAATGCTGGCGACCTACGCGGCTCTAGACTCTCGTGTGCAGTTCCTGGGATATACCATGAAGGTGTTCGCAAAGCGCTGTGACATAGGTGACGCATCTAGAGGAAGTCTGTCGTCCTATGCCTACATCCTGATGGTGCTCTACTTCCTCCAGCAGAGAGAGCCCCCTGTCATCCCTGTTCTCCAAGAG ATCTTTGATGGACAGACTGCACCACAGAGGATGGTGGATGGTTGGAATGCTTTCTTCTTTGATGACATTGAGGAACTG CGTCGTCGTCTACCGCAACAGCAGTGCAACAGTGAATCTGTGGGGGAGCTCTGGCTGGGCCTGCTCAGGTTCTACACTGAGGAGTTTGACTTCAAGGAGCATGTCATCAGCATTCGCCAGAGAAAACGGCTCACCACCTTCGAGAAGCAGTGGACCTCAAAGTGCATCGCTATCGAAG ATCCATTTGACTTGAATCACAATCTTGGTGCTGGAGTTTCTCGTAAAA TGACTAACTTCATCATGAAGGCCTTTATCAACGGCCGGAAGCTGTTTGGTACTCCCTTCTACCCCCAGCCTGGCATGGAGGCG AGTTACTTCTTTGACCCCAAGGTGCTAACAGATGGGGAGCTGGCACCTAATGATAGGTGCTGTCGAATCTGTGGCAAGATTGGCCATTACATGAAAGACTGTCCCAAGAGACGCAGGTACACTGGGAGAGATCATCA GGGgatgaaaaagaaagagaacgagaaagaggaggatgtgaaagagggagaagagCATGAACCACGAGAGCGTCGTTGTTTTCAGTGTGGTGACATGGGTCATGTACGAAGAGATTGCCCAGAATACCGCCATGTTAGACAAAGAGTTTCAGCGGGACCAG TTCCCCACATGGTGCGAGCCATGGTGAGCTCCCAGTCCATCCCCATTCCTCCGCCTCCTCAGGATCGCCCTGGGCGCACCAGACAACCTTCTGAATGT TCTGATTCCCGCCAGACTCCGCCCTACTCCCCTCAGCCCGCCCCGTTCTCCCAGGTTTCCAGCCAATCCTCCAGTTCCCCCCAGTCATCATCCTCCAAGACGTCCACCGGTGGGGGGGCCCCCAAGCAGACCCAACACCCCCAGGTTCCCCTCTCTCTATTCAGCTTCCCTCCATCCCACTCTCACCCGGGCCAGTACCACCACCCTGGAGCTCTCACTGCTCTGGGGCTGCTGCCGTCCCACCCCAGCAAACACCAGCACCAGTCCCATCACCAACACCACCCTTCCACCTCCTGGCCCATCCATGGCCCTGTCCTCCAGACCCCCAACAGCCCTGGAGGGCCCTCCCCACCCGGCCTCAAATTCCCCTTGCGCCAGGCTCCAGGGCCGGGGAACGGGAATGCAGGGCCAGGGGGCTCCCCGGTGGGAGGCGCCCCAATGAACCTCAACGACCCCAGCATCATCTTCGCCCAGCCGGCGGGGAGGCCGATAGGCCTGGGAGGAGGGCCGGGCCGGGATGGGCACTGGCACAACCACCTGCCACAGCAGGGGGCACTGGTGGCTAACGGCACTGTGGGCAAGTCAG ACCCAGCCTACCAGACCCAGTTCGGAGGTGTGAGCCAGCAGGGCTCTAGGACCTGGGAGCACGGCAACGCAGCTAACTACTCTCTATCCCCGTCCTGGCCCTACCGCATGCCACAGAACTTCATCCAGCAGGGCAATGGGGGTTACCCACAACCCGGGAAACCCTTCATGTCCCAAG GTTCTGTTGTGCACCCTAATCAACATTTCCTAACCCACGGACGACATCATGTCAACCTCAACTACATCCAGCAGAAGAAATGA
- the LOC105011964 gene encoding cytochrome P450 2C31 isoform X3, whose product MDVLAWEWSWSAVGPTMLFGLLFLVFYEVYRFLLHGNRFPPGPRPWPLLGNIPQLLMKPAQTFAEIATYGEIASLYLGRKPSIVLNTLQVSKMALVENGAVFSGRPSLPVLDWIINGRENPFDPQHMIQNAVSNIICSVVFGGRYDYEDKRFHNLLDIINENIFLTGSALGQIFNLFPFIKHFPGPHQRIQQNASELTGFISEEAREHRKTLDKDNLRDFIDAYLVQMEKQESIPNSTFFEENMVFSVADLFLAGTDTTSTTIRWGLIYMMEHPHIQEQCHKEIEYVLGFDRIPSMDDRAALPYVYATVHEVQRVGNIVPLGLIHSTTQATQLKGYYLHKGTNVLVNLTAILKDKDHWKYPDTFNPANFLDEKGQFCKNESFLAFSLGPRVCLGEQLARMELFVVFTALLQRLHFSWPPNTAPHDTEGVFGLTRSPKPFKMLCRRRGAKH is encoded by the exons ATGGATGTTTTGGCCTGGGAGTGGAGCTGGAGTGCCGTCGGCCCAACAATGCTGTTTGGCCTGCTCTTCCTGGTCTTTTATGAGGTGTACAGGTTCCTTCTCCATGGAAACAGGTTCCCCCCCGGCCCTAGACCATGGCCTCTTTTGGGGAACATTCCTCAGCTACTGATGAAACCTGCACAAACGTTCGCCGAA ATTGCGACTTATGGGGAGATTGCTTCCCTTTACCTGGGCAGGAAGCCATCTATTGTGCTGAACACACTCCAGGTCTCTAAGATGGCTCTAGTTGAGAATGGAGCCGTGTTCTCAGGGAGGCCATCTTTGCCTGTCCTGGACTGGATCATCAATGGAAGAG AGAATCCATTTGACCCCCAACATATGATCCAGAACGCAGTGTCCAACATAATCTGCTCAGTGGTATTTGGAGGCCGCTATGACTATGAAGACAAGCGTTTCCACAACCTCCTGGACATcatcaatgaaaacattttcctgACTGGATCCGCTCTTGGCCAG ATCTTCAATCTGTTCCCGTTTATCAAACATTTCCCGGGGCCGCACCAGAGGATTCAGCAGAATGCATCAGAGCTGACTGGCTTCATATCAGAGGAGGCCAGAGAACACAGGAAGACCCTGGACAAGGACAATCTCAGAGACTTCATTGATGCTTACTTAGTTCAAATGGAGAAA CAGGAGTCGATTCCAAACTCAACGTTCTTCGAAGAGAACATGGTGTTCTCAGTCGCTGATCTTTTCCTAGCCGGGActgacaccacctccaccaccatcagATGGGGACTCATTTACATGATGGAGCACCCGCACATTCAAG aGCAATGTCATAAGGAGATTGAATATGTGTTGGGGTTTGACCGCATTCCCTCCATGGATGACAGGGCAGCCCTCCCCTATGTCTATGCCACAGTCCATGAGGTCCAGAGAGTGGGCAACATTGTTCCATTAGGGTTGATCCATTCCACCACCCAGGCCACCCAGCTTAAGGGATACTACCTGCATAAG GGAACTAATGTCCTTGTCAACCTGACTGCGATCCTGAAAGATAAAGACCACTGGAAGTACCCAGATACCTTCAACCCTGCCAATTTCCTAGATGAGAAAGGCCAGTTTTGTAAAAATGAGTCTTTTCTGGCCTTCTCTTTGG GCCCGCGGGTGTGTCTGGGGGAACAGCTGGCCAGGATGGAGCTCTTTGTTGTCTTCACTGCCCTGCTGCAGCGCCTGCATTTCTCCTGGCCCCCCAACACTGCTCCACATGACACTGAGGGGGTTTTCGGTCTGACCCGCAGCCCCAAACCATTCAAAATGCTCTGCCGCCGTCGAGGTGCCAAACACTGA
- the LOC105011964 gene encoding cytochrome P450 2B4 isoform X2 — MDVLAWEWSWSAVGPTMLFGLLFLVFYEVYRFLLHGNRFPPGPRPWPLLGNIPQLLMKPAQTFAEIATYGEIASLYLGRKPSIVLNTLQVSKMALVENGAVFSGRPSLPVLDWIINGRGIVMSNGDSWRQQRKFASLTLKAFGLGKKSLEERVTEEAYYLIDELEKEGENPFDPQHMIQNAVSNIICSVVFGGRYDYEDKRFHNLLDIINENIFLTGSALGQIFNLFPFIKHFPGPHQRIQQNASELTGFISEEAREHRKTLDKDNLRDFIDAYLVQMEKESIPNSTFFEENMVFSVADLFLAGTDTTSTTIRWGLIYMMEHPHIQEQCHKEIEYVLGFDRIPSMDDRAALPYVYATVHEVQRVGNIVPLGLIHSTTQATQLKGYYLHKGTNVLVNLTAILKDKDHWKYPDTFNPANFLDEKGQFCKNESFLAFSLGPRVCLGEQLARMELFVVFTALLQRLHFSWPPNTAPHDTEGVFGLTRSPKPFKMLCRRRGAKH; from the exons ATGGATGTTTTGGCCTGGGAGTGGAGCTGGAGTGCCGTCGGCCCAACAATGCTGTTTGGCCTGCTCTTCCTGGTCTTTTATGAGGTGTACAGGTTCCTTCTCCATGGAAACAGGTTCCCCCCCGGCCCTAGACCATGGCCTCTTTTGGGGAACATTCCTCAGCTACTGATGAAACCTGCACAAACGTTCGCCGAA ATTGCGACTTATGGGGAGATTGCTTCCCTTTACCTGGGCAGGAAGCCATCTATTGTGCTGAACACACTCCAGGTCTCTAAGATGGCTCTAGTTGAGAATGGAGCCGTGTTCTCAGGGAGGCCATCTTTGCCTGTCCTGGACTGGATCATCAATGGAAGAG GAATTGTGATGTCTAATGGCGACAGTTGGAGGCAGCAGAGAAAATTTGCTTCTCTCACCCTGAAGGCCTTTGGCCTGGGCAAGAAATCCCTGGAAGAGCGAGTCACAGAGGAAGCATACTATCTTATAGATGAgctggagaaggagggag AGAATCCATTTGACCCCCAACATATGATCCAGAACGCAGTGTCCAACATAATCTGCTCAGTGGTATTTGGAGGCCGCTATGACTATGAAGACAAGCGTTTCCACAACCTCCTGGACATcatcaatgaaaacattttcctgACTGGATCCGCTCTTGGCCAG ATCTTCAATCTGTTCCCGTTTATCAAACATTTCCCGGGGCCGCACCAGAGGATTCAGCAGAATGCATCAGAGCTGACTGGCTTCATATCAGAGGAGGCCAGAGAACACAGGAAGACCCTGGACAAGGACAATCTCAGAGACTTCATTGATGCTTACTTAGTTCAAATGGAGAAA GAGTCGATTCCAAACTCAACGTTCTTCGAAGAGAACATGGTGTTCTCAGTCGCTGATCTTTTCCTAGCCGGGActgacaccacctccaccaccatcagATGGGGACTCATTTACATGATGGAGCACCCGCACATTCAAG aGCAATGTCATAAGGAGATTGAATATGTGTTGGGGTTTGACCGCATTCCCTCCATGGATGACAGGGCAGCCCTCCCCTATGTCTATGCCACAGTCCATGAGGTCCAGAGAGTGGGCAACATTGTTCCATTAGGGTTGATCCATTCCACCACCCAGGCCACCCAGCTTAAGGGATACTACCTGCATAAG GGAACTAATGTCCTTGTCAACCTGACTGCGATCCTGAAAGATAAAGACCACTGGAAGTACCCAGATACCTTCAACCCTGCCAATTTCCTAGATGAGAAAGGCCAGTTTTGTAAAAATGAGTCTTTTCTGGCCTTCTCTTTGG GCCCGCGGGTGTGTCTGGGGGAACAGCTGGCCAGGATGGAGCTCTTTGTTGTCTTCACTGCCCTGCTGCAGCGCCTGCATTTCTCCTGGCCCCCCAACACTGCTCCACATGACACTGAGGGGGTTTTCGGTCTGACCCGCAGCCCCAAACCATTCAAAATGCTCTGCCGCCGTCGAGGTGCCAAACACTGA